The genomic stretch GCTTGCTGATCAGTTTATTGGTGCTGCAACAGCCGCAGCCATACTTCACGGCATTGCAGGTGTAGGAAATTTGGAGCCATACCCTGCATATCAGATGACCGAGGGAACCGGTATGCAGCCTAGTCTTGAAGGCCACCCGACCTCTCACGGGCATTCGGAGAATTCATCTGTCGAAAATCTCCGTACTCATGCCGACGATGACGAGAAAACGGAGGAGAGCTTGGACAATGACCCTGCAGAAGCTTACCTGGTCAACCCGGATCCAGATATGGAGTGATATGGCACTCTGGATGAAGGAACAAAATCACCTTTGTGTTGTTTCCTTGTGGAGTTTCATAAGTTAAGATTTACCTTTTGCCTTTTGGTGTAAAATTTTGGCAGCTTATGTTTGCTGATTTGGCAAGTTTCACTTACCAATGAACAGTAAAACAGTAAGAATTTTGAGGAATTAAGCGTCCGTTTGAAAACCAATTCAGTTTTcgagaaaactaaaaactgaaacaTGTCCAGGTAATCGTTCTCCGTTTGCAAACCAAAACCaagtcaaattttgaaaactcgaAAAAGTAGCTTTCTACTTTtcctttttcaattttctgaaaactaaaagtaaatgattatcaaacactCTTAAGCTCTCAACTTCAACAAAGTTAACAGTTTAACTGAACTGAATCCCATAAATCAACTTACCAGCTAAAAATCAAagtaaaactaatgaaaaatatttgaaaactttgagttttaacaataagaacaaaataaagagtaaagtaaatagtaccaagattgattttttagtgtaaaaatatgatttttctttaaaataaacagtaccgtgaactttttattaaaactcccaaaaatcAATCCGTTGAGAATTAAAAGAATTATCCAATTTACCTTTCCTTTCAAATACGAAATAGAAGAGAATACAAGGATTGAAGGTCCACAAATTACAATTTCTAACACAATATGATATGAAGTAAAAGCGCAACACTAGTGAAGCAGTAAAACAAAATGGGATGGAGGGGGTAAACGGAGAACTGCCGCTGGTGACGTCGCAAACGAGGACAGCACGCAGAAAACAAAGGTCTTCATGCACTATCATCGGAGAGCCGCTTAAGATACCGCAACACCATCAGCTTTCGGATGCAACCAAGTGTAAaggctaaattttttaacaaaagtaCTTCTTCCTCCTACATATAGCAGACTCACATTTCCCAACTGTTTGAATACAATGCCAGCCAACGCTTTTCTAGTCGATCTTTACGGATGAGAAGAGGTAATGAACAAAGTAGAAAGACATGAGAAAGCCAATGGTGCCAGTTGACAACATGATTGCAGTTGCCATGATCAATGAATAACCGAGGTAAAGGATAGCCGACACAGGCCCGCTCAAACTCTGCAGGTCAAATACCAGGTAATTGATGGAGTACAGGAACACGTAAAAGGAAACTGAACCTGAGGCAAAGAAAGCcttccaccaccacctccaatCCTCCACACAAAGATGCATGTATGTGAGAACTACTGAAACTTCAGCACAAACGATAACCAACAACATAagcactataaaaaggaaaccGAAGACATAATAAAATCTTCCAAGCCAGATGCTAGAAAGGATGAAGAAGAGTTCAATGAAAAGGGTTCCAAACGGAAGTGTCCCAGCACCAAGAACAAGAAGCCATGATGGATATTTGCGTGCAGGAATCTCCCTCGGAATCTGGTTGGTTCTCACGGGATATGAAATTGGCTCAGCTCGTGTGCCTAAGAAGCCTCCGAGAAGGGTGAGAGGCACGGAAATGCAGAACCAGAGGGAGATGAGTATAAAGTACAAAGAAATGGGAAGGGCACCAGTACTCTTGCTGCCCCATAGTATGAAATTCAGTATTGTAAGAATAACAAAGACGATTCCAGGAAAGAAACATGCCACAAACCAGGAAACCGATCTCCACCCTTTGGAAGTTCCCTTTATGGTTCTCCACATACGGACAGCAACATAACCAGCAATAATCCCAAGGAAGAGATATAGAATGATCATTCCTGTCAGTAGCATTCCTCGTGAAGCTGGTGACATGAAACCAAATGCTGCAAAGATGATAGTGACAACTGCCATCCCAGTAATCTGAACTCCATCCCCAACCATCACGCAAAGAAGCTTTGGAGAATCTGGTTCTCTGAACACATCTCCCACAACAAGCTTCCACCCAGAGAGCTCCTCATTCATCTGAGCTTGAGATTCTTTGTCGAGTTCTTCGTATCTTGTTAAATCCCTCCTCACCGTCCTTAGGAATATGACAAAAACTATACCAGCTAGGAAAAAGATCACCATTAATGAATTCAGAATAGAGAACCAGTGCACACGGGCACCCTCCATCTTCAGATAAGCATCCCACCTTGATGGCCATCTTGTATCACTTTTCACAAACTCAACCTCATAAGTAAATGATACTTTCTCTTGCTGCCTTATTATTTGAGCCTTTTCGAGCTCTGCGGGGCAACTTACAGGTTTGATAATTTCATACATAGCTTTTTTCTTCATGGCCTCTGGGTCATATTTAATGCTACAAGGGTAAACCTCAAAGCCAACAATCTCAAACCCAGATGCCTTCTTCTTATCAGCTTCCGAAATGACACCCATGCCTTCTTCCCCAGTCCCAATTATCTGCACACCACTCCCTTCATACTCGTGAATCATAACCCTGAACTTGAGGTGATTGATGATGTAATCTTCTTTACTGTTGGGTGATGTGTACCCAACAGGAAACCCAGTCCACTGAATCTTAACCCCATTTTGATAAGCATATCTCATAGCGGGCAAATTATCAAGGATCATATTGACCTGATACAGATCGCGGGTTCTCTGTTTCAGCAGCTTTACGTCGTGCTCGGTCAAAGGATCTGTGGTACACAGGTAACGAGTCTCATTCACGTTCATATTAAAGCGGTACGCAGAGTTCTCGATCTCATCTCCCATAAGAAGTTCCCCGAGATTCTCAGCGCTTTTCTTGATGCCTTCAGGGGGTTTGCAATAAGGGAGACTGTAGTAGCTGAAGGGCAGCTCAGTCTCTATAGAAGTCAAGGAGTTAACTTTTGTAGTGATTTCTTGCCCTTTCGCGTATGTATGCATGTAGCTTCCGGGGAGATAAAACCCATTACAGGTGTgcacaaaaacaaccaaaacatGCAGAGCCCATTTGATTGAGGGCATTCCCGGATTCAATATCGCCATCAGAACCGAAAAAAACACAACACTCACCACAAGTTGGAGTGAGCAGTGGATCTAAGCTAACTCTTACAGATACATTCACCGATTAATCTAcacaaatttcaaacaaaaagaataCTAATATCAGCCAAAAGAACACAAAGACTACAAATTTAagctaaaaacacaaaattaaacattTGGGTTAACAAAATCGATcaagtacttgttaattgttcAATTTCTACACTCAAACTGCATCAGATCCCCTAATTAACAGAGCATAAACattcaaatactcactcaaccAGATCTAACAAccaataatataataaaaaacgcATACCCAgatccaaaattttaaaattacaataaaaatcaaatcatgCGTTACGGAACTGCAACAGATCcatgaaaattttgagaaattgagAACGAACCGTGACAGATCTGGAACCGACACGGATGCTGAGCGGCCGTGGTGCGCGAGAGCGAAGCAGAATCCCGGCGTCCCCCTTCGCTTAATATTATGCTGCTGATGTTATCGCGAACAAGCCCAGAGGGGGTGAGGGAACTAACtgctttgttaaaaaaaatggtgCGATTGGAGATGGGGAATTTGTTCTCTACGGACTCCAGTCGTATGGTTATATAGGGCCCCATCCCACTGTTGAAACAAAGTTAGATTGGATCTTGGATTGGATGGGcggttttcatttgtttttccttgctacaaagttacaaacaaaACTGATTTTTGGAAATATGCACAAATAAATCGTATTTGTTGAGTCTAATAGCGTGCGTTTACAATTAAGTAGTGCATTAAAGTGATTGATTACATGATGAATAAGCAAAGTTGGTGAGTAATTTATCATCATGTTGACATCAAATTAAGTTCGTTGTAAGCCCTTAGGTTAGTTGAGGGCATATGTGGACGGGCAAATAATAAATCACATTGTGAAATCACAAATAGATCATAGGACAATTAGCATGaaagaacattttttttttatatttggatttGGTTGTAGAAAATCAATTGTCATCACGTCATTATTGTGTGGTCGTTAGATGATCAATATATCGTCGTTATTAAAAACTGATCATTTTTGTGATCAAATGTTAAAAAGTGATCATTCTTGCTAATTGCCCCTAGATCATAATTAGATTTGACATATCACTTAAAACAACAAAACTTCTCAATATGttatttcaaattgaattttgatgtttggattttgacatgtatctctTTGAAAATCGCTCTTACTttgattaaaacaaacaaatataattagTTATTGACATTTTACCAAAAATTTTAAGCACTGGCTATAATTAACGACATTCTCTATTCAAGATTAAAACCTTCTATGTGTAtgtgaattatttttttaacaagctACAATTACATCGATGATATATACACAAGTGATTTAGCTACTTTCAACTCTTTAGTATCTTGTTAACCATTATCGTAATTGTACGTTGTGGACGCGCTTTTCATCTGACTTAAACAACTCAACAACTAACCGTCTTGTCTTATACCTAACTAAAGGTTACTTATCTCGCCCAAGAAATGGGAATAATTGAGATTAAAATAGCAAACGGATGCGTAACGCGTGAGAATCTGCATATAGATAAACTGATTTCGATTTGCAAACTTTTCCGTTTGATCATTATTATGCTTTATGGTAACGAAACAGCATTGTTATCATcattattatttgttttattgGTTAGCAATTTTGTAAGTAAAATCCTCATCAAGGTTTGTGGTTGTAAAACTTCAACCTTTATCATTATGGTGTGATTATATAGCAATATTGTCAATAACGTTGCAATCACTGTATTTGGTAGGAATGTATAAACATGGATCTACCTTTTTTCTACATCCGAAACACATGTGGAAGTAAAGGTTAGAAACTTAAGCTTCAAGCCAAGATGTGTCGCATACGACCTTTATGTCATTTCTAATACCATCTTTAGCTAACTCACGATACCAACTGTGTTTTTGTCTTTATCTTGACCGGTTTCATGAAAAACAAGCTCGCATTTAACTCATAAGAATGATTTATATAAAATGAATTTACCATTACATGTCGTCTTTTTTAATAATACAATGTCATATGTTAAAAAATTGGCAcatgtaattaatttttattagaaCAATACATCACAGTGACAATGAATCAGTTAATAATACAATGTCATATGTTAAAAAACTGTTATATGGCGTTACAAGCCAATTCATATTTGTAGCACGTgctttatatattaattatgtttTGTAAAAGAGAAATTCTAAGGAAACTTTCTTAAAGTGTGATTCTTTTTGGACTCTCTACCACAGTTTAACATTAATTCTCGTgccaataatataaaatattatgcaaaaaataAGACATGTCATACAGTTTATCGAGAATCCCAATTTTGAACAAatttccttaacatttctctttgtAAAATGTAAATTCATTGATCATCTATACGATAACACATAAAACAACGAACTTAACTAAGAACAAATGCATGTATGCACCATACGTCAAGTATGAAGTATAGTAACATTAATTAGGGTTCTAATATAGCTCTTTTAACATGTCATTTATTACACAGAGTCAcagaaaacaataacaaacaacaaacaaaggccaaattatattaattgtaCAAACGTTACTTAATGGAACTTGAGGCTGGTCAAGATGTTGTTGTGAACCGGGTCAGCCAAGTGATCCAGAAGGTTCTGGTAGGGCCCCACACCAGTCACAAGAGCCTGAATAAAATAACCCAATATTGCCAGCATGGCAAGCCTCCCGTTCTTCACTTCCTTGAGCTTCAACTCGTTCATCGACTTCTCATCTTTCCCAAACCCTAGCGGGTTGAACAAGGGCCCACCAGGGTAAGCCGGGTTCCCGGACCCACCCAAGTACTTCTCAAACCCCAAGAAGTATTGCTTGGCCATGGACCCGGGGTTGTACCAGTCCTGGAACCTCCGGTGCTCGGCGAACCCCATTAGGGCAAGTTCAAAGACAAAGAGCGTGTAAGGGTCGGCCCAGTAGTTGTAGGTCCCGGCTGGCGGGATGACCCCTGTTTGAAACCAGGGCAGGGCAGTCTCGGGCGGGATTAGGCCGAGCTTGCCCAAGATTTCTGGGGCAATTGCACCCACTGCACCAAGCATAGCGTAACGTCCGTTGATGACTTCACCGTAGGCTAGCCATCTGGGCTCGATGAACCCACCTGTGCCGTCTGGGTCTGAAAGGCCCAATGGGTCGAATCCATAGTCGCCGGGAAGGCTGCAAGTCAAATTTAACCATTTCCAAATACTCTCTTTTATTATGTGACAAGGTCAAACAATGAAAGACAaacacaattttcttttttggtttttgaaaaaaaGGAATTTCATCACGGCAGTCCACTTTTATGTGATTAGAATGACTACATTTTAGCTTTTTTAACCTCTATCGAACCCGGAACATGTCATGTGAAAAACAAACATAATTTAATTGTCAATCTTGTACATCTCATGCGAGCCAAATTTAAAACCTAGTTCCGCCAATGTAAGTAATGCTACATAACCGTTTGCAATCACACTGAAAAGAACAATCACAAATCGTTACCTGCCATCCAAGTAAGAAAGGCTCTGCTTGGAAGCAAACCACAACTGTCTGTCCGCTCCTTGCTGAAACCAAATCAAACAAACCACAAGATCATAAGCAAAGAACGTCAGTTGCGTTACACTAACCGAAATCAAATCATAACACCACATGACGGTATTACGACCGCACCAAAAAATCACATTCACGTACCTTAACAGGAGGAGTAGAGGCCGCCCTTACGACAAAGGAAGCAGATTTTCTCGACCCAAATGGAGATTGGACGGCCTTTGCTCCTCCAAATATCTGCCTGGCAACCTCCTTTGAGGCCGTTAGAGAAGATGATGAAACCAGAGCTTGAGCtgccattttctctctctctctctctctctctctctctctccctctctctccctctcctcttaTTGCTTCTGCCACTCAATATTTTCACTCGGTTTCTCAAATACCACAACTTGGTACATGCAACAAGGAAGATACGGAATTGGTGTGGGCCAAGGGGGAACCAAGATTTGTGGGCAATGTGGCGTTTGAGATCCTGGTGGATATTGGTGCTGGACCCAGGTTTCAGATTAGGTTGAGATCTCACTGCCCAACAGAGTTTGTACACGTGGCGCCATTAACTGGATAAGAGATATTGCAAATTTCTCATCCGATATCTGCTTTCAGAAACTTGGTATTGGTTTtccacaattttcttttttttttttgctcaaaTATTTGGCACTCTGCGGAACACACTGGTTAGATCTCGTTTTGACATTTTGTCATACATCTTGCTTCAAATAACAACCATGCTCAAGGAT from Pyrus communis chromosome 7, drPyrComm1.1, whole genome shotgun sequence encodes the following:
- the LOC137739460 gene encoding transmembrane 9 superfamily member 12-like, whose amino-acid sequence is MAILNPGMPSIKWALHVLVVFVHTCNGFYLPGSYMHTYAKGQEITTKVNSLTSIETELPFSYYSLPYCKPPEGIKKSAENLGELLMGDEIENSAYRFNMNVNETRYLCTTDPLTEHDVKLLKQRTRDLYQVNMILDNLPAMRYAYQNGVKIQWTGFPVGYTSPNSKEDYIINHLKFRVMIHEYEGSGVQIIGTGEEGMGVISEADKKKASGFEIVGFEVYPCSIKYDPEAMKKKAMYEIIKPVSCPAELEKAQIIRQQEKVSFTYEVEFVKSDTRWPSRWDAYLKMEGARVHWFSILNSLMVIFFLAGIVFVIFLRTVRRDLTRYEELDKESQAQMNEELSGWKLVVGDVFREPDSPKLLCVMVGDGVQITGMAVVTIIFAAFGFMSPASRGMLLTGMIILYLFLGIIAGYVAVRMWRTIKGTSKGWRSVSWFVACFFPGIVFVILTILNFILWGSKSTGALPISLYFILISLWFCISVPLTLLGGFLGTRAEPISYPVRTNQIPREIPARKYPSWLLVLGAGTLPFGTLFIELFFILSSIWLGRFYYVFGFLFIVLMLLVIVCAEVSVVLTYMHLCVEDWRWWWKAFFASGSVSFYVFLYSINYLVFDLQSLSGPVSAILYLGYSLIMATAIMLSTGTIGFLMSFYFVHYLFSSVKID
- the LOC137738784 gene encoding chlorophyll a-b binding protein 8, chloroplastic-like, which encodes MAAQALVSSSSLTASKEVARQIFGGAKAVQSPFGSRKSASFVVRAASTPPVKQGADRQLWFASKQSLSYLDGSLPGDYGFDPLGLSDPDGTGGFIEPRWLAYGEVINGRYAMLGAVGAIAPEILGKLGLIPPETALPWFQTGVIPPAGTYNYWADPYTLFVFELALMGFAEHRRFQDWYNPGSMAKQYFLGFEKYLGGSGNPAYPGGPLFNPLGFGKDEKSMNELKLKEVKNGRLAMLAILGYFIQALVTGVGPYQNLLDHLADPVHNNILTSLKFH